One window of Nymphaea colorata isolate Beijing-Zhang1983 chromosome 11, ASM883128v2, whole genome shotgun sequence genomic DNA carries:
- the LOC116263784 gene encoding peroxiredoxin-2E-1, chloroplastic yields MASQATAAALCFTNRVVVPKLPSSSSLLSHFVSRSPTFPATALRLNRRPPRPLHSTTRTLSFSSSSTAISATISVGDKLPDATLSYFDGNGDLQTVTVSDLTNGKKVVFFAVPGAFTPTCSQKHVPGFVEKSGELKAKGVDTIACISVNDAFVMQAWKADLKVGDEVLFLSDGNGEFTRALGVTLDLSDKPVGLGVRSRRYALLAEDGVVKILNLEEGGAFSVSSAEEILKAL; encoded by the coding sequence ATGGCGTCCCAAGCCACCGCTGCAGCTCTCTGCTTCACCAACAGAGTCGTAGTCCCCAaactcccttcttcttcttctcttctgtcCCATTTTGTGAGCCGCTCCCCAACATTCCCAGCCACCGCCCTCCGCCTAAACCGCCGTCCTCCTAGGCCTCTTCATTCTACCACCCGAaccctctccttttcttcatcCTCCACCGCCATCTCTGCGACCATCTCCGTCGGCGACAAGCTGCCGGATGCCACATTGTCCTACTTCGACGGCAATGGCGATCTTCAGACCGTGACTGTGTCCGACTTGACCAACGGGAAGAAGGTGGTTTTCTTCGCCGTGCCCGGCGCGTTCACGCCCACCTGCTCCCAGAAGCACGTCCCGGGCTTCGTCGAGAAGTCCGGCGAGCTGAAGGCGAAGGGGGTCGACACCATCGCCTGCATCTCCGTGAACGATGCATTCGTGATGCAGGCGTGGAAGGCCGATCTGAAGGTGGGGGACGAGGTGCTATTCCTTTCGGACGGGAATGGGGAGTTCACCAGAGCTTTGGGGGTTACCCTGGATCTCAGCGATAAGCCGGTGGGTTTGGGGGTGCGGTCTAGGCGGTACGCTCTTCTGGCGGAGGATGGGGTCGTCAAGATACTGAATTTGGAAGAGGGTGGTGCCTTCTCGGTCAGTAGCGCGGAGGAGATTCTGAAAGCACTCTGA
- the LOC116264200 gene encoding glucomannan 4-beta-mannosyltransferase 9: protein MDSLSTTDVLPDSYQGGDVAGQISLMWKQIRTPLIVPLLKVAVVICLIMSLMLFMERLYMAIVIVIVKLLGRKPEKRYKWEPIRDDVELGNSAYPMVLVQIPMFNEREVYQLSIGAACGLSWPSDRIIIQVLDDSTDPVIKDMVELECQRWASKGINIKYEIRDNRNGYKAGALKEGMKRSYVRECDYVAIFDADFQPEPDFLWKTIPFLMHNPDIGLVQARWKFVNSDECLMTRMQEMSLDYHFTVEQEVGSSTYAFFGFNGTAGVWRISAINEAGGWKDRTTVEDMDLAVRASLRGWKFVYVGDLKVKNELPSTFKAYRYQQHRWSCGPANLFRKMAMEIIKNKKVTAWKKFYVIYSFFFVRKVIAHIVTFIFYCIVIPATVLVPEAEIPKWGAVYIPSAITILNALSTPRSIHLLVFWILFENVMSLHRTKATFIGLLEAGRVNEWVVTEKLGDVLKAKQVKPVKKNRSRFGERLHLLELGFGVFLFFCACYDLANGKNHYYIYLYLQAVAFFVMGFGYVGTFVPTS, encoded by the exons ATGGATAGCTTGTCGACGACGGACGTCCTCCCGGATTCCTACCAAGGAGGGGATGTCGCCGGGCAGATCTCCCTCATGTGGAAGCAGATCCGCACGCCCCTCATCGTGCCCTTGCTGAAGGTCGCCGTCGTCATCTGCCTCATCATGTCCCTCATGCTCTTCATGGAGAGGCTCTACATGGCCATCGTCATCGTCATCGTCAAGCTCTTGGGCAGGAAGCCCGAGAAGCGGTACAAATGGGAGCCCATCAGGGACGACGTCGAGCTCGGCAACAGCGCCTACCCCATGGTGCTGGTTCAGATACCAATGTTCAACGAAAGAGAG GTTTACCAGTTGTCCATCGGGGCTGCATGTGGGCTTTCATGGCCGTCAGACAGAATCATCATTCAGGTGTTGGATGACTCTACTGATCCCGTCATTAAG GACATGGTGGAGCTCGAATGCCAGAGGTGGGCTAGCAAGGGAATCAACATAAAGTATGAGATCAGGGATAACAGAAATGGGTACAAAGCGGGAGCCCTGAAGGAAGGGATGAAGCGCAGCTACGTGAGAGAATGCGACTATGTGGCCATATTCGACGCCGATTTCCAGCCGGAGCCCGATTTCCTGTGGAAAACCATTCCTTTTCTCATGCACAACCCTGACATTGGTCTCGTCCAAGCTCGATGGAAGTTCG TGAATTCCGACGAGTGCCTCATGACAAGGATGCAGGAGATGTCCCTGGACTACCATTTCACGGTGGAGCAGGAAGTCGGCTCCTCCACCTATGCCTTCTTCGGCTTCAATG GGACGGCGGGTGTGTGGCGGATCTCTGCCATCAACGAGGCGGGCGGGTGGAAGGACCGGACCACTGTGGAGGACATGGACCTAGCCGTCCGGGCCAGCCTCAGGGGATGGAAGTTCGTATACGTCGGTGACCTCAAG GTGAAGAACGAGCTACCAAGTACGTTCAAGGCATATCGTTACCAGCAGCACCGGTGGTCCTGTGGCCCAGCTAACTTGTTCAGGAAGATGGCTATGGAGATCATAAAGAACAAG aaagtaaCTGCCTGGAAGAAGTTCTACGTGATCTACTCCTTCTTCTTCGTCAGGAAGGTCATTGCCCACATTGTTACCTTCATCTTCTACTGCATAGTCATCCCCGCTACTGTTTTGGTTCCAGAAGCAGAGATCCCCAAGTGGGGAGCTGTCTATATTCCATCAGCCATTACGATCCTCAATGCCTTGAGCACTCCAAG GTCCATTCATCTTCTGGTCTTCTGGATACTGTTTGAGAATGTGATGTCTCTGCACCGAACCAAAGCGACTTTCATTGGACTGCTGGAAGCAGGAAGAGTGAACGAGTGGGTCGTCACAGAAAAACTAGGCGATGTTTTGAAAGCCAAGCAGGTTAAACCCGTAAAGAAGAACCGATCAAGGTTCGGTGAAAG GCTTCATCTTCTAGAGCTCGGATTTGGTGTCTTTCTGTTCTTCTGCGCTTGCTATGATCTTGCCAACGGAAAGAATCATTACTACATATACCTCTACCTGCAAGCTGTTGCCTTCTTTGTCATGGGCTTCGGTTATGTTGGCACGTTCGTGCCTACTTCTTGA
- the LOC116263818 gene encoding GABA transporter 1, giving the protein MEDKQKRAGEIREEGATGGQKLDAGALFVLKSRGSWVHCGYHLTTSIVAPPLLSLPFAFATLGWAAAVACLTLGGLVTFYSYNLLSLVLEHHAALGNRHLRFRDMANDILGPRWGRFFVGPLQFAACFGAVVGNILLGGQSMKFIYVLYNPNGTMKLYEFVAILGVVMVVLTQMPSFHSLRHINLVSLFLCLAYSACAASGSIYSGLSGKAGPRDYSRTGNSVSQLFGAFNGVAVIATSYGNGIIPEIQATLAPPVKGKMMKGLFICYSVVVTTFFSVAVSGYWAFGNKSQGSILSNFMVQGQPPLLPRSFLFFTYLCTLLQVVAVVVVYLQPTNEILERKLADPNSGQFSMRNVIPRVIARSLAAIFATLIAAMLPFFGDINALIGAFGFIPLDFVLPMIFYNVTFMPSKKSTLFWLNTIIAAVFSAIGVIALVSAVRQIILDAHTYRLFANL; this is encoded by the exons ATGGAAGACAAGCAGAAAAGGGCAGGTGAAATACGGGAAGAAGGAGCCACCGGCGGCCAGAAATTAGACGCCGGCGCCCTCTTTGTGCTCAAATCTAGAG GCTCGTGGGTGCACTGCGGCTACCATCTCACGACCTCCATCgttgctccgccgctgctcagCCTCCCCTTCGCCTTCGCGACGCTCGGATGGGCGGCCGCCGTCGCCTGCCTCACCCTCGGCGGCCTCGTCACTTTCTACTCCTACAACCTCCTGTCTCTGGTGCTGGAGCACCACGCCGCTCTGGGGAATCGCCATCTTCGCTTCAGGGACATGGCCAACGACATCTTAG GGCCAAGATGGGGACGGTTCTTCGTCGGTCCTCTTCAATTTGCAGCGTGCTTCGGAGCCGTTGTTGGCAATATTCTCCTGGGCGGCCAAAGCATGAAA TTCATTTATGTGCTTTACAATCCAAATGGGACGATGAAGCTTTATGAGTTCGTAGCCATACTTGGCGTCGTGATGGTGGTCTTGACACAGATGCCTTCATTCCATTCCCTACGGCACATCAACCttgtgtctctctttctctgcctcGCTTACAGCGCCTGCGCCGCGTCCGGCTCCATTTATTCTG GACTCTCCGGCAAGGCTGGTCCCAGGGACTACTCGCGGACTGGCAACTCAGTAAGCCAGCTTTTCGGTGCCTTCAATGGTGTCGCCGTCATTGCTACCAGCTATGGCAATGGAATCATTCCAGAAATTCAG GCAACATTGGCGCCACCGGTGAAGGGGAAGATGATGAAGGGCCTGTTCATTTGTTACAGCGTTGTGGTGACTACATTCTTTAGCGTGGCGGTGTCTGGTTACTGGGCTTTCGGGAACAAGTCTCAAGGCAGCATCCTCAGTAACTTCATGGTGCAAGGGCAGCCCCCCCTTCTGCCCAGGAgcttcctcttcttcacttACCTCTGCACCCTCCTCCAAGTTGTAGCCGTCGTTGTG GTCTATCTGCAACCAACGAACGAAATTCTTGAAAGAAAGCTTGCAGATCCAAATAGTGGACAGTTCTCCATGAGAAATGTGATTCCTAGGGTCATAGCTCGCTCTTTAGCTGCCATTTTTGCTACCTTGATCGCAGCGATGCTGCCTTTCTTTGGAGATATAAACGCATTGATCGGAGCATTTGGCTTCATTCCCCTGGACTTCGTTCTTCCAATGATCTTCTATAATGTCACCTTCATGCCGTCCAAGAAGAGCACCTTGTTTTGGCTGAATACCATCATAGCAGCAGTGTTTTCTGCCATTGGAGTCATCGCTCTAGTGTCTGCTGTTCGACAGATAATACTGGACGCACATACGTATCGACTGTTCGCCAACTTATGA